A segment of the Branchiostoma floridae strain S238N-H82 chromosome 10, Bfl_VNyyK, whole genome shotgun sequence genome:
GGTGTAAATGGTTCAAATAAATGTCATGTTCTTATAACGATTGGAATAAATCGTGAAGACACAGCCTACCTGACTGTCGTACGGTCGAGCATGGCAGCAAACATGGCGCCCATGGAGTAGACGTCACTTTCCTTGGTGTAGAGACTGTTGAAACGTTTAAAAACCTCCGGCGCTCCGTACCAGTTCAGTCGCTGCATGGAGTGGCCATTGTCAGTGATAGCATTTCTGCAGGCCTGTGGTTTGGAAAGTGATTTATTTTACACTATACTTCTATCAACAACATATAAGATCACCACGTATAATTATAAAGTAGCACGCATTTTACAAGTTGTCATTCTGGTCAAATACCAAGCCCCCGTACCCCTTAGAAAGCTCGCGCCTGCCGCGCTCGTAGCACTATGAGTatgaaaaaaaggtttgaaTCTTATCAAAAAGGCACGATGTATTATGCGTTTAGCACTGAActttaatgttttttccctaaaATATAGTGCTTCGTAGAATTTTCATATTAAGAtcggtacatgtacattttctctGTGCTCCGTGCGTTTTTCATAAAATCCTCACATACTATTCGTGGGAATATCTCCAAGGGCACCCCTATTCGTCACCTTTGACAGTCCAAAGTCAGCCACTTTAGCGACCGGGTCCTGTACAGTACCAGAGACCAGGACGTTGTCGGGCTTCAGGTCCCCGTGCACAATCTCATGGCCATGCAGGAAATCTACAGCGTCGGCAACTTGCTTCATAAAGAGCACTGTGTGGCTGATGTTCTCAGGCCGCAGTAGGAAGTTGTTCATCGTCCCAAGTGGACAGAAGTCCATCACCAGCCACAAACtggaatcaatcaatcaatcaatcaatcaatcaatcaatcaatctttattgcacaatcaTTGCAacgggtacaaagtatggcaagtTCTAGGGCAGTACAAGTCATCAAGACTAATATCTACGCAATAGCTTATTATTTATAACAATAGTAAAGAGTTCTATGTAACGAAAGACTACATAGTGTGCTACTTTATCTGAGTGTTTCATTCTACAATAATGGGCAAGGATTACATGCTGTACACTCAGTACAAGATAGCAAAGCATCAAAGTTAGCATCAATTGTTTGTGTCAGAAATATTGCGTTTTCATGTGAGAAGAGCGTTAGATATATAATGGCCTATGTACAAAGAAAATGCATCAGGACATCTGAGTTTGTTTTAGGCAAGCTTATGTTTGTGTTGCGGTGTATAACGACCTTTTTCTATCTCCAAACAATGTACTGAAATGAAATTTCGCGGCGGTAACTAAAAGAAGTACCCAGATTATCAAACTAagacaatttcccaattttaTAACTTCAGGCCAGAAAGCCATAGAGCATTTCAGCAGTCAAATGACAAATCGCTCAGAGGTTATAACACATATTTCATCCATAAATTCTCAAAATGTTTTAGAACACTTTTACAGACAGCAAAAGAAGAAGGATTCTGGTTTAGCAAATGATACAAGTACAATATATAATATAGCTTCACCTGCGATCGCTGTTTGTTGGTTTCCCTTTGTTCGCCGGTATTTTGCTAAAAAAACAAGCGGAGTGATATATGAAACTCTGTAAACATGCCTTTGATAATGGTGAGTATCCATTTAAGACATATTATGCTAATTAGGGCCATATTTCAATAATGCATGatgcaatatgaaaaaaatcatggaggtatgagatatctgaattcttgttttttttaagatttcggctgaagtgatccaacaaatatAGTTTAACAATGTACAACTGCATTGTAGACAtcatacatataatatatattgtaaatgcataaGTAACTTAACGAAGACGAAACATGTTTCTTACACATTCTTACATCAAGTGTTCAAAGATTTAGTCTGTTAACGGAGAGTATACAAAATTCTATCATTcagattaatctccaagcagatcctacgatggcataagatagtactatgtaggtagccaaacacactcctaggctggcctcactcctctggcagcttttgatactaccttatgctatagctaccgtaggatctgcttggagattacattcaGATGTCAGATCGAACAGTTAATATTCCTTGCCAGCGACCCCTcgtcaatgccccccccccccgaaaaaaacaacaacaacaaagaagcTAGGGTCCTTACCTGTCTTGGTAGAAGAAATCGTCAATATACATCAGAATGTGGTCATGCTTGTGCTTGGTCAGATCTACAAGTGGCCGAATCTCATCTCGGTACATGTCCAAGGCTTGCATGTGGCTCAGATGTAGTCGCTTGATAGCGTACAAGTAGCCATCCTTCTTGACTGAATACACCTTACCAAACGCCCCCTTCCCTATCTCTTCCCAGTTCGTATAAGAATCAACGCCATCTTGCATAGCTTCCCCGGGAATAGCATGAATTCTCCTTCTATCACTAGTGTTCTTCAACTTAAACTTTGTGAAACTTCGAACTTGAGGCTTACTAACTACAGTATAGACCACGACAACGGTGAGAGCGTCAGTGTGTAAATACGTCAACAGACTTTGCGTGCCTTTGAGCAGGTAAACTAAGAGGTCCTATTCAATGATATACTATTCAGCCCGGTAAACGTAGGAGGCTCTATTCACGAGGTTCTATTCAACTGGGTCAACAAGTTTTATAGGCACTGTTTGTTGATATCAAACATCACATCATAGAACACAACAGAggcataaagaaaaaaaaacttgacattGATTGAAATACCACTTCCGGACGATAAACAAGACCTGTACACCTGAACTTATcatattacaatgtacatacacagTGTAAATTTTCCCGCTGTTTAGGGCTCTTTGTTTTCAGGTATATTCTGTTCAATCTGACACTGTGCAAGGAAGCGCATTTCATAACGATACGCTTGAAGGGAACCTGGAAACTATGACGGCCTTGCAGAAGTTATGTAATCATTGTTGTTCTATtttgtaactagagttccacgaacacatacctttgccaaataaaccaggtttgttatgtagaatgatgtctgtagacataaatgtgttactcattacattttattctattttatatGCCTGCAGTTGGTTCATAAcgttttgccattgcttatacaaattcgATCCCTATTTACAAACTAATATTagattgtatcaagcatcacttaagctatcagcataccaaaaatcatgatgatcctttcatcccttcttgacttattctctttcaaagtaggaaactaaaccagctcctgcagttcaaggaaagacgttagcggacccaaacatacacctcttactctctgccatctttctcagttacatatgtgacaggTTTGGAAGTCCtttcacggaatgcagtggatttatcaattttcctcattaattatacaaattagctgttaatttgcatattataactagtatctcattatgtaagtttttacttaggctatctacataccaaaaatcatgacgatccgtctacacgttcatatttttccattaattatgcaaatgaggtcatcatctgcataattaatatgtattgatatttctttctttctcagctacaaaggtgacaagtttgaaagtcctataaaggaatgcagtggatttacaaactttcctaattaattatgcaaattagctgtcgatttgcgtaattagaattccatcatgtaagtcttccctttggctatctacataacaaaaatcatgacgatccgtcaacacatttatatgtttcattaattatgcaaatgaggccatcatttgcataattaatatgcattgatatttctctctttctcatctgtatatgtgacaagtttgaaagtcttatcatgaaatgcagtggatttataaactttcctcattaattatgcaaattggttgctgatttgcataattagcattccattatgtacattgttactttactttactttactttattagaATTGcgacaatacaatacattatactgcaccaggcagcaagatgctgatgttgtgcagcATACACATTGAGGGACATACATAGTCATAGTACaatacatcataatcatcaccatacaataaatacaatacaattaaaaTCAGAGAAATATCTATTAGTGGTTCGTAGGAGGGTGGCGCAGCTGGAATCTTTTAGTTGTTACAATGTAAGGATACAGTGCATcggacacttgtttgtttgcgGAGAGGTTATGAGCTGTGGATCCCTGGAGTAGGAGGGGCACGGTAGGTTGTTGTTGTAGGAGGTGTTGGACGGTGGATGTGAGGTTATGGCGGAGATCAGAGTACAGGGGACAGTGTAGGAGGTAATGTGAGACAGTTTCAGAGGAAGCCCCACAATCACACTTCTTGTCCTTAATCCTCATCTTATGCAGAGTAGAGTTAAGTTGGCTCCATCCCATGCGCAGTCTGGCAGCATAGATGTTGCTCTGCCTTGAGCCGAGACTGCGATACGTCTGGTGTTCCCTTTGCGTCAGCAGATGTTTCTTGCACTCTGACTTGAAGGCGACAAGAGTAGGGGCGTCCTTGACGACCTGGGGCAGTTGATTCCACAGGGATGACGTGTACGGGACGAAGCTTGTTTTGTAAGTCTGAGTCCTGCAGCGTGGGACATGGAGATGGGTACTGTTTCGAAGTAGGAACCTTGAAGATGACTGGGTGCCTCTTGTAGAGGGGACAAGTGGCTGTAGGTGTGGAGGAACAAGTCCATGTGTCATCTTGTACATGATTCCCAGTGAGCTGTACTGTCGCCTGGTGGACAGGGTGTCCCATTCAAGTTCGTGAAGAATGCTGGAGTTAGGGGTACCCTTCATAGCTCCTGTGACGAGTCGACCGGCATGGTATTGAACCTTGTgcattgtacattgttacttgggctatctgcataccacaaatcatgacgatccatcaacacgttctcgagttattctcgtccaaagtttgaaaggaaatcggcgactgcagttccaaacaagccgctagggggtccaaacttaaagcacttactctctgccccaagggttATCTACCTCTCAaaaagcatgtccagaacacgagatatcaaaaattgaggttctgctgcagtaccttagcaagccgctaggaggcccattatcaaacttgaccttcgttttctcgacccctacccacctaccaaatattatcgggatccatccatggcttcttgagttatgctgttaacacacacacacacagactcacaagcccaaaacataaccttagccattctggcaaaggtaattatgcTATGTTTGTCTGGTTGAATTGGTTGTGTGGTATGATGTACCCAGGTTCTTCTGAAAAACCTGAGTGTGAGAGTGCACGTGTATACCTGgctaaatagataaatgaaatgaaatttctaCTGCGCACAATAATGTCAATGGCGTAGAGATATCATAAAGAGGATTTTCTTCCCAATACACAACTTTTCCcatgcataacgtgacgtcacagtcagTGTATTGCCCATTCCTTGACACGGACTGGAGTACGTtggacagttgaaaatttgggtaagtccaatttttgctttagaaattacagttcaactcaGGACATTATATGAATTCCTCGTttcaacagatacaaaatgaagaTTGTTGTTTGTGCCACCACTTCTTATACATGAGATATCAATAATAACTACTTCTACATATCATACGATGTGCAATCGGTGTAGTACAGCTAAGAGTAGATTCTcctttcttttatcttttttttgctCTGATATCCAGTTTTTGCTTCTTATTACTGTGTCTTTCTTACGTCTTTGCGATTAGCCCtgatgattatttttctataaGAAAGACATCACGATTGAATATAAATACAGGAATTGCACATATCATCAGATGTATTCAATTTGAATAAAAGCTGCATAGTACAGAAATACCGGTTCAACATGGATATATGATGATAGCCACCAAGCGCACTTACTATTAAGGTGTAAATGTCTTAATATAACAGACATGTCACCTTAGCCAATGCTAGTTTGATTATTACAGATGTGTTTcagatttttaaagaaaaggttTGAAAAGTCAAAGGTTATCACTACCTTCATTTTGCCTTAAAATCAGAATGTCACAACTTGTTACATTATATATTACTTCCTCTTTAAACACGAGAAAAGAATTCACAAGTTCTCCGATAATAATTAATTTTTAAAAACCTTATGCCTTATGCTGTGCTAGAGATCATTCCAAGTCACcctgcggatgtttgttgccattgtttagaattgattttaaagttttgtaattatatgtctaggacatttgattcCATAgtaattttttggaaaaattATAACTGTTGGGGCTTAgacattcttttattcaaaatgattccaacttattacaattattgtctaaaaaccctcatggtgtctcggaatggactctattcttttattcaaaataattcaaattaattacaaatatcacctaaaaaccccatggtgacttggaatggactacTATTCTAGCAAAAGTTAGGAATGATTTTTCAGtttggaaagaaaatgaaaatgttaaaaaaacaaatctcATTTCTGGAATAACAAGTTtaatgttactgttacagtttttGCTGTCTGAGTTGATATCGAATATTTCAGAATTCCAAAAGTGTCTTCCCAAATAGAATTCAACTGTGTCAAGAGACAGTGATACTCCTCTCTCTTGAGCAAAAATAGCACTATATATTATAAGTTAAATAAGCACACTTTTAGTAGTTATGATGTCGGCTGATGATTTGGTGCGGGAACACCTGCATAAACCAGTGGGCGCTATCAATTCAGGCCGCTGCAGAAAAACGATAAGAAATTTTCGTTAGATGTGGCAAGTATGCAAGGTACTAGTACATTTTATTGTTGACATACTTATTTCTTCATGATGCTTCTTATGAATCACAGGGAAGCCATTAGCAAAAAACTTTATAACATATGACGATGTTTATGATGGTGGTTATTTGCATCTTGCGCACATGGGCTAAATGTAGTAGTTGTACTTTAAAATTCAAGACACTACTACAGTTAGAATATCGTTTCCTGCAGTATTACATGTGTACTTAGTAAATGGGCGGAACAAACAGCTGATAATAAGCAGTGCTACCACTAATCCGTCGTGTAAACATCAGTTTTAAAAGACATTATTACAAACTATAACTAACGTTACCACTTAATCTATTGTTTATATGcccaatacatgtgtatacaaatCCATAGAGTTTCTAATGTAAAGTATCATGTTTCAAAAGATATACTAACTAGATGCACTTGCTCTTCAGTGTATACGTGGGCACTAGCACTTGTGTGACATGTACATCGCTTATAAAAGTTACAATTGAAAAGTTACAGCTTATAATACTGTGTCAAATCTTTGTTCCAACAGTCAACACACAAAAATGGCATATAAAAGTTTTTTGTCTGTCCGACTGCAGTCTTcctttgaacattttcaatcACATGATTAGCTTTTTTGCTAATGCAGAGCTTGGCACAATTGTTACGAAActatattttcatttattttctggCAAGATTGAAATGACCAATCACCAAACAGCTGCAGGAAGGTGACATGCATGCACTTGCCTCAAAACAGAGCGCACGATACTGTAGATGCTCACGGTCATGTTCACTTCAGTTGCGATTGGGCGGGCATGATAGTCATATGACATCATGGACAGAATGAGTTGTTTCAAAGTGTCTGGTTGTCCGTTCAGGATGTGATCTGCCAGCTTGATTCTTGGGTTCTGACGCTGTACCTGGGCCAATGGCAGCCCATGGATGCAGACAGCTATAAGGTGGTTACCATCATCGCTGTGAAAACAAATATTCCGTAAGTATTGAGAAGATGGATAAACCCAGTCATGTCTCAGACACTGTCGCCAGCGATTCTACGATTTGATCTGCAAATTACTATTTCtgccagtacatgtatatcatgaaactaaaaaaaagatgtATTAATGTAAGGAAGCTCAATCTATACgtatgtatctatgtatttATGTAACTATGAAGCTCAATCTATAATGTTACCAACGCAAAGTCCCGCAATTAGTACAATGaactagttacatgtaactatgaAATCATTGAGTATTGGTAATTTTGCTTTGTCTCATATATCTGATACTTGATCCCTGATAATCGGTGCAAACTTGTGATAAATTATAACTACCTGACTATTGTACTGCAGTCAAGCATGGCGGCAAACAAGACACCCATGGAGAAGACGTCACATTTCTCGGTGTAGTGATGGTCCCAAACCTCCGGGGCTCCGTACCAAATGAATGCCATATCTGTATGCAGGTAGTACTGGGAATAGATGTCCTGAAATGCGCTTCCGCACACCTGTGGATCATGGAGTGAATACAGATTTTCATACCGTAACTTGTAAGTTAAGACATGTCTAAAATCACATCGGCACTTTATTGCATGCCCAAAAGCAAGCTGGGTCTCAACCACGGGAAAGTTATTTTTTAAGTGCTATTTTTATCATGTTCTATTTCACAAGTTTGCCTTTGTGCAGTTCCTTGCCTTTTGAAAGTTACATTTGTTTCACTCATGACTCATTTAGTATCACCAACgtccttaagccccctttacaaatcaagaatttagctcggccgagttgtcagccagctctaaattatgaggaggtatgaccctgatgccgacgaagatactctgccatttgttcgtaggcatcagggtcatgcctcctcgtaatttagagctcgctgacaactcggccgagctaaacaaagttcttgatttgtaaagggggctttagtaTTACCTTGGCCAGTCCAAAGTCAGCCACTTTTGCAATTGGGTCTTTTTTAGTGCCAGTGACCAGGACGTTGTCAGGTTTCAGGTCCCGGTGCACAATGCCACGGTCATGTAGGTAGGCGACGGCACTGGCGATCTGCCGCATAAACCTCATGTTGTAGGAGGGCCCGTTTTTCAGCAGGAAGTCGTTCATGGTCCCCAGCGGACAGAACTCCATCACGAGCCACATGCTAGTTAACAGTAACATTTGCAACTGTCGAGTGCCACATAAGCCTGGAGTACAGTCCTCTTACTTagccttaaaggggcattccactccagaagcaaTTATTGTAAATCATCAGAGAATAAATATTAtgtttgaatcaagtttgtttggtcaaatttaccacaaGTTGAGGCGTAAACACAGGGGGAACGTTGTAGCAAAAGAGTTCTTGAATTCCACTGAGGACCCTTCCAATGCATTGTGCGCTAGTGGGGGAGGATGTGACTTTGACCATGGGAACAGGTACCGGTTAGTAATAGTATAAATTTCGATACTATGATGTTTTAGGATCACTTTTTGAGTAGACTGTGTGTGCACAAACGTCATCAGAACATTTGTGGGTAATTCTGTAGTAATTTGTCCATAtataaaagtagcctttttagaGCAGAATATAATGGACCATAAAAGTGACCAAATCTCTGTATTCCAAGAGTCGCTTggcttcaaacttttttgtgtaccttcctaaatgtccgaTAGTTACCCTACCACTTCCTTTAGCTAAGCGAGAAATtgtagtctggtatccagccgtaatatagcttccgagtctcttctctcctcgcagagaggagagaagagctACTCGGAAGCTACagtacggctggataccaggctaacaaatTGTGCCCAACGTCCACCACACAAGCAGttttggcgccgccattttacgtTGACCGACTTTTAACTCAAGTAGCTTAATTTCCCCATCCCAAGATGagagtcttcaaacttttttgtatCCCCCTAAATGTGCGATAGTTACTTGATTGACTGGTAGCGATTACCGGTAGCGAGAAAGTATGACAGAAGTCGCAAAATCATATACAGCGCAGTACATTAGAAGCGGGTCCGTATGGGGGTGCTTGGatttagaaaagaatattgtcgaaaagacaaatgagataactttgcgaaaagtcgggtgcatttgtatccccaaaaaatatcatctacagaaaataacactcgcttctggagtggaatgcccctttaatcgGCGTTCCACTGTCGCTACCACTTTAAGGTatttcggttggctaaattggcattcgttttatgtacatgtgaacatcattgaacattgattatgcagatatggacctcatttgcataaattatcaggaAATGCaattaaagccttctttcttaatatagattgtgtacgtctgatATTTGGGTGGgggagatgatcaactaatataatttatgcaaatgaggaccttatttgcacgAAGACAAACAATAAATACACAAGTTATGAAGGTTAaaaccatttggcaaaggtatggggtcgtggaactctagtattaGTAATATCATTAACAAGTTTGTAGAAAAAGATCTACCGTAGTAGTGAGCTAAATGTGAAAGTGAAAGAGGAACTAGCGATCGCAAGTAATGCAATGACCTACTTTCTCGCTTGGGGGGCTGGGATACTGTAAAAACGACGACAGTCTGACTGTCTGTCGctcatgaaaataaaaaagatcGTACACGTATCATATATCATCATTATGACCAAGCACAATCAACTGTTGAAGCAATACATCGTAACACATTAGAGTGCAAAAGCAGCCGTCCAGACAAACTTTCTGATAACCAGAAACCCATAAAAAGTGCTCTATTCTGGTTCGGCACGTTATTTCGATTAGTGTGATTCAAATTACTGCGAGCGACAGGAGGCCCAGTGACACCACGGGCAGTGCTGCCTACTTCACCTAGGAATCATCAGGTATGGAGCAGATGGCTTCCCCTATTCAGTGTGTACTCGTATGtggtgttttactgtgtttgcaGGGAGGTACGGAGTATACtttgatgcagaaacaaaagtacacacacTGAGATCTACATGTGGTCTCGCATGTGTTGAGCATCGGCTTTTCGACTGATGTATATAACGTTCTGACGTTCTGACGCCGGCGAACAGTGTTGCAGGGCACGCTTACCCATACAAATGGAAACATCTTTAAGCGAACTTCCGCCTTAACCTATAACCTCCACCTGTTGCATGATCGTTACAGTCCAATACCTGCTTTTGTCCAAGAAATATTCTCTGAACAGCACAATGTTGGGGTGACCGTGTTGGGCCAGGGCTAACAGGGGCTGAAGCTCCCTGTCCGCATTCATCCTGGATTGGTCGTCACTAAGGTCCAGTACCTTCAGGGCATAATATTTGCCTTTCTTCTTGCCTTTGTACACCGTACCAAAGGCCCCGCGCCCAAGTGGCTCCGGATCCAACACATGATAGTCGCCGACCACAGCTTGATCAtcatcagaagaagaaaaagaagaagaatctaTGAAAACATCCATTCTCCAATTATCACTCTTTAACTTTAATAGATCTGATTACAACTAGCTAGTTACTGGGAAATACGATTAGATGCGCGGACAGTTGCACTGAAACTGTCTGCTGGGCGGGCTGCCGTGAAAGTGAAACGTTAACTGTCGATTTCAAATTAATAATGTTGAAATCCCCCCAACTTCGATCACGAGACAAGTTTTCTGACTCGCTATTGGCCTGCCATGCCCTGGTGATGAATAAATCATGCACTTGACCGGGCTGGTAAATTGGGTTGAGAGACAACATAAGACAGCCAAACGCAAATAAAGTTGAATGAATCCAAGATATGAAATAACTGCAACATATCATAGAGACCTAGTACCGGACGCTCGCAAAAATAGAACGAGGAACTAAGTGTACTTATAAAGTACTTTACTATGATTTGTATTACAACATTGCTGCGATAGTGTAGTCTTGACTTTTGAACGTCAACTTCGTGACGTGTCATCGGTGCGTTTACTAGTATATGCCATCGTCTACACAAACTAATTACCTGTACACACGCAATCTAGTGCACAAAACCTGAGCTATGATATTATACGTTTCCACTCATTGTTAAGTAGACGTACCTTGCATCTTGGGCAAAGTGAAAGGAGGCATCCTTACACAAGATTATAAGAAGACACATTATTACTTGACTTTAAGGGAAGAAGCAAAAACTCTAAATCAACGGACATTATTTGCCTCTCGGTGttacacatgtatttcaaaacattaaTGCTTTACTGTTGTATTTTGGACAGATATCCTCGGAacttcatccattcattcatcttgATCCATACCTTTGGCTTCAGCTGATCTACAGGTGTGTAAAAACTTCTATAATGCACCAAAGATGCAAGGTTCATTTCTGATGCTAATGTGCCAGTGAGCATGGCTAATGGGAGAAAATAGTGTGATAAATAACACTAGTGACTAATCAACTACGTACATACATATTTGTATGGTACAATGACAATGTGAACTATTCTcagatttgacttcttctttgatctGTCCCACATCCTGTATGAtaggattttgtgcttttagtagaaatatagtttttggtAAAAGTTCCGagaaattgtggcaactgtttgaaataatctgtttcttTCAGTTTCATACTAATCATAGTGAGCGTACAATGACtaataaaatgtattacatgtCTTGTATGTTCCCAACTGTAGTCACAAAATGTGGTGGCAGTGAATAGTTGTAGCTGGATCATTTGTGACTTGGTATTGCTAAGAAGTtagcattttacattttactaaACTCAACCATACTGTACTACTGTAGAAAGTTTTGAGTTCAGTaggatttcattttgtaataaaaataGGAGGGAAAATTCTACGATTCGAAAACATTGAACATGAAAtgactgaaaatattttatgattTAAGGTATCCTGGAAGGCTATGTACCTAATGTAAGGCCACCACGATAATTATTTCACAGCCTACAGTACTTCAATAGAATCCCATACCCCAGTTCTTTGTGCATTTTACACTATTAAACAGATGGTATCAAATATATATTACCAAACAAAGACCTAACATAGTTtataactgtacatgtagttgtggacacacacatacatttccCAACTTGCACACAATTCATACCATACTtcttcacacatacatgtatcacaccAAACTtggacaattcacaacatagaTTTATTTAACATAAAAACTCACTCATTCCTGCAATTGTACAAATCTGCCTCTCTACCCTCCTTCAGGGTAAATTCAATCCTCTGTCTATGAACGACTATTATAGAAAAAACATagttcgcccccctcccctttctaaTGCCCTGGTAGACTATAGATGTAGAGTTGTACATGGGAGAATATTTGTAGTTAAATCTCTACTAACAATTGGTAGAGATTATTTCATTCAAATGAAGAACCTTTACTGTAACCTATTCATGTCACACTTGTCTGAAAACCTAGGAAATACACTGAGCGTATATGCTGCGCTTGTGACGTGTTGTTTTCATCCAATTTGTGACCAAAATTGCAACATAATTTATCTTCtaacaatgtatatatatctgTTACCCTACACAGTTGCTGTACATGGTTAAAATCATCAGAgggctttttttttcaggaatttTCCTGAAACCTATCCTCAAATGTctaatacaaaacaaatacactGATGAGCTGGGTAAATGGGGCTACAATTGCCACAATAGGGTTGAATATGAAAGCTAGGACTGTCATTGTTTTCTTAAGCCATGGCAAATGCAATGCCTTGATATTTTCTTGGATT
Coding sequences within it:
- the LOC118423804 gene encoding serine/threonine-protein kinase PDIK1L-like; this translates as MQDGVDSYTNWEEIGKGAFGKVYSVKKDGYLYAIKRLHLSHMQALDMYRDEIRPLVDLTKHKHDHILMYIDDFFYQDSKIPANKGKPTNSDRSLWLVMDFCPLGTMNNFLLRPENISHTVLFMKQVADAVDFLHGHEIVHGDLKPDNVLVSGTVQDPVAKVADFGLSKACRNAITDNGHSMQRLNWYGAPEVFKRFNSLYTKESDVYSMGAMFAAMLDRTTVRGDDGKLLLAVYMVHPQSMTEPVCFLKPVGMVQTVSGTVQPTYTVQPMGKVPVGRVQHQIPNTNLSGCIMMQQPNDCLKQLILEMMAYSAPNRPTAQQVKWALNITHD
- the LOC118424325 gene encoding probable myosin light chain kinase DDB_G0284661; translated protein: MWLVMEFCPLGTMNDFLLKNGPSYNMRFMRQIASAVAYLHDRGIVHRDLKPDNVLVTGTKKDPIAKVADFGLAKVCGSAFQDIYSQYYLHTDMAFIWYGAPEVWDHHYTEKCDVFSMGVLFAAMLDCSTIVSDDGNHLIAVCIHGLPLAQVQRQNPRIKLADHILNGQPDTLKQLILSMMSYDYHARPIATEVNMTPLVPSTRGTQSSSRFLLRNSTHLHVPRCRTQTYKTSFVPYTSSLWNQLPQVVKDAPTLVAFKSECKKHLLTQREHQTYRSLGSRQSNIYAARLRMGWSQLNSTLHKMRIKDKKCDCGASSETVSHYLLHCPLYSDLRHNLTSTVQHLLQQQPTVPLLLQGSTAHNLSANKQVSDALYPYIVTTKRFQLRHPPTNH